The Vibrio tubiashii ATCC 19109 genome has a segment encoding these proteins:
- the ompR gene encoding osmolarity response regulator transcription factor OmpR, which yields MQENHKILVVDDDARLRALLERYLSEQGFQVRSVANSEQMDRLLTRETFHLMVLDLMLPGEDGLSICRRLRNANSTLPILMLTAKGDEIDRIVGLEVGADDYLPKPFNPRELLARIKAVLRRQTTELPGAPSSEESVVEFGDFRLNLGTREMFRGDEAMPLTSGEFAVLKALVTNAREPMSRDKLMNMARGREYSAMERSIDVQISRLRRMLEVDPSKPRYIQTVWGLGYVFVPDGKEA from the coding sequence ATGCAAGAAAATCACAAGATCTTAGTTGTTGATGATGATGCACGACTTCGTGCACTACTAGAGCGTTACTTGTCTGAACAAGGATTCCAAGTTCGTAGTGTTGCAAACAGTGAGCAGATGGACCGCCTGCTAACGCGTGAAACTTTCCATTTGATGGTGCTAGACCTGATGTTACCAGGCGAAGACGGGCTATCGATCTGCCGTCGCCTTCGTAATGCCAACAGCACGTTACCGATTCTGATGCTGACCGCAAAAGGAGACGAGATCGATCGTATCGTCGGCCTAGAGGTAGGGGCAGATGACTACTTACCAAAACCGTTTAACCCACGTGAACTATTAGCACGTATTAAAGCAGTCTTGCGCCGTCAAACGACCGAGCTACCCGGTGCACCAAGTAGTGAAGAGTCAGTGGTTGAGTTTGGTGATTTCCGCTTAAACCTAGGTACGCGTGAAATGTTCCGTGGCGATGAAGCCATGCCGCTAACTTCAGGTGAGTTTGCCGTACTGAAAGCTCTCGTGACCAATGCTCGTGAGCCAATGTCGCGTGATAAGTTAATGAACATGGCCCGCGGCCGCGAATATTCAGCGATGGAACGTTCGATTGACGTGCAAATCTCTCGCCTACGTCGTATGCTCGAAGTCGATCCAAGTAAACCTCGTTACATCCAAACTGTATGGGGCCTAGGTTATGTTTTTGTCCCAGATGGCAAAGAAGCGTAA
- the greB gene encoding transcription elongation factor GreB — MKTNLITREGFDRLKKELDFLWKEERPEVTKKVTWAASLGDRSENADYQYNKKRLREIDRRVRYLRKRLEQVKVVDYSPQQEGKVFFGAWVEIENEAGEVKAFRIVGPDEIYGDAKGYISIDSPMARALLKKEVDDEFSVKTPEGYKEWFVNTIRYSAE; from the coding sequence ATGAAAACGAACCTAATAACAAGAGAAGGCTTTGATCGACTTAAAAAAGAGCTCGATTTTTTGTGGAAAGAAGAGCGTCCGGAAGTAACAAAAAAAGTGACTTGGGCGGCGAGTCTCGGTGATCGGAGTGAAAACGCTGACTATCAATACAACAAAAAGCGTTTAAGAGAGATAGATCGCCGCGTACGTTATTTGCGTAAGCGTCTAGAGCAAGTCAAAGTGGTTGATTACTCGCCGCAGCAAGAAGGCAAAGTGTTCTTTGGAGCTTGGGTTGAAATCGAGAACGAAGCAGGGGAAGTCAAAGCTTTTCGTATTGTCGGCCCTGACGAAATTTACGGTGACGCCAAAGGTTATATTTCGATTGATTCACCGATGGCGCGCGCCTTATTGAAAAAAGAAGTCGATGACGAATTCAGCGTTAAAACCCCAGAAGGTTACAAAGAGTGGTTCGTTAACACTATTCGCTACAGCGCTGAATAA
- a CDS encoding putative ATP-dependent zinc protease, whose product MKKILLALSVLSVSLASPLALADQASAAINASTQSPVYTLDDKLVLGRVESVYLEEIEALKGVSFAGKIDTGADTTSMHATNIHVSSSDPQFSQLKDHKLMKALIDFAPIDDVDYDDWNAELFAPYGVEVTFTIKHPHTGESIKVTRPIERVGVIRNRTQKEPILRPTITLPMTIAGKTVMTQVNLTDRNQFSAPILIGKTFLDNNAWVYAGYDYLQEQKNAQLVGKKESVEIAGVKQKISYSLQNNYSSLHATNINIDSNKQLVSFDVEDGNGSSETLTLPLVRMLNVSGKKRPMVFVPIDTNGAETQYWFVYLTDRSKLNSQLRLGKGTLNRRFMIDTSATSLLSGKPKTISSKSKAMQVSGEESLLLDGIELTAEPSLVVKTPLLKVASFEIFEKKGKEWVTYYLTDQNGEAKQFSKPINKTLKVGDSTRPVVFGTFTLYGEKVELPYAIDVLDEDETSDYFIIGQKMSKNGVLINTRTDHLLDSYPLFKAGHIEVAQVEGLSFPVKLDTGADVSSINAQNIKQFEKDGKPMVSFSYQNDLGMEKDFTLEVVDSMKIRAKKGEKPTIRPVVEMQVKLGELEKKIRVNLKDRSRFHYSMILGKNFLKYGAVVGSEHNYILTEKPDYEK is encoded by the coding sequence ATGAAAAAAATCTTACTGGCCCTTTCTGTACTATCTGTATCCTTAGCTTCTCCTTTGGCCTTAGCTGATCAAGCTAGCGCTGCGATCAATGCTTCTACCCAGTCTCCTGTTTACACCCTTGATGACAAACTTGTCTTAGGGCGGGTAGAAAGCGTTTATCTCGAAGAGATCGAGGCGCTAAAAGGGGTTTCATTTGCTGGTAAGATTGATACTGGCGCAGACACGACATCGATGCATGCTACCAACATTCACGTTTCCAGCTCTGATCCCCAGTTTAGCCAACTCAAAGATCACAAGCTGATGAAAGCGCTGATCGACTTCGCTCCTATTGATGATGTCGATTACGATGATTGGAATGCTGAACTTTTTGCCCCTTACGGTGTTGAAGTGACTTTCACCATTAAGCATCCGCACACGGGTGAGAGCATTAAGGTGACTAGACCAATAGAACGTGTTGGCGTGATTCGCAATCGAACACAAAAAGAACCGATTCTGCGCCCAACCATCACCTTGCCAATGACCATTGCTGGCAAAACCGTCATGACACAAGTTAACTTAACTGATAGAAACCAGTTTTCAGCGCCAATTCTGATTGGCAAAACTTTTCTCGATAACAACGCTTGGGTTTACGCAGGCTACGATTACCTTCAAGAGCAAAAGAACGCGCAACTTGTTGGTAAGAAAGAGTCGGTTGAAATCGCTGGCGTAAAGCAGAAGATTAGCTACTCACTGCAAAACAACTACTCTTCACTGCATGCCACCAATATAAACATCGACTCTAACAAGCAACTGGTCTCTTTCGATGTCGAAGATGGCAATGGCAGCAGCGAGACACTCACACTCCCACTGGTACGTATGTTGAACGTGAGTGGCAAAAAGCGCCCAATGGTGTTCGTTCCAATCGACACTAACGGTGCTGAAACTCAATACTGGTTCGTCTACTTAACTGACCGTAGCAAACTCAATTCACAGCTACGTCTCGGCAAAGGCACGCTCAATCGACGCTTTATGATCGATACTAGCGCGACGTCTTTGTTATCAGGCAAGCCTAAAACCATCAGTAGCAAGTCAAAAGCGATGCAGGTTTCCGGTGAGGAGTCTCTATTGCTTGATGGTATTGAATTAACGGCAGAACCATCACTGGTAGTGAAAACACCGCTGCTAAAAGTCGCAAGCTTCGAGATTTTTGAAAAGAAAGGCAAAGAGTGGGTAACTTACTACCTCACTGACCAAAACGGCGAGGCCAAGCAGTTTTCTAAACCGATCAATAAAACCCTAAAAGTCGGTGACTCCACTCGCCCAGTGGTATTTGGTACCTTCACCCTATACGGCGAGAAAGTTGAACTGCCGTACGCCATTGATGTGCTCGATGAAGACGAGACCAGTGATTACTTCATCATAGGTCAGAAGATGTCCAAAAATGGCGTGCTCATAAACACTCGCACTGATCATCTACTCGATTCCTACCCGCTATTTAAGGCAGGTCATATCGAGGTTGCGCAAGTAGAAGGTCTTAGCTTCCCCGTTAAGCTCGATACTGGTGCAGACGTCAGCTCTATCAATGCGCAGAACATCAAACAGTTTGAAAAAGACGGCAAACCTATGGTCAGTTTTAGCTACCAAAATGATCTCGGTATGGAGAAAGACTTTACCCTAGAGGTCGTCGATAGTATGAAAATCAGGGCGAAAAAAGGTGAGAAACCGACTATTCGCCCAGTCGTTGAAATGCAAGTCAAACTGGGCGAACTCGAGAAGAAGATACGGGTCAACCTGAAAGACCGCAGCCGTTTCCACTACAGCATGATATTAGGTAAAAACTTCCTCAAATACGGCGCAGTGGTGGGCAGTGAACACAATTACATCCTTACTGAAAAACCCGACTACGAAAAATAA
- a CDS encoding Tex family protein translates to MSQAICNLIAQELSVRPEQVTAAVNLIDDGNTVPFIARYRKEVTGGLDDTQLRNLDSRLSYLRELDERRQTILKSIQEQGKLTSELEAEIAQADSKTRLEDLYLPYKPKRRTKGQIAIEAGLEPLADKLWNQPQTEPEAEAANYLDADKGIADTKAALDGARAIVMERVAEDANLLEKIRAYLNRNAELVAKVVDGKEREGEKFKDYFEHNEALSKVPSHRALAMLRGRNEGFLTLAMNADPAQEEGVRQSHCETIISDHYGISLSSAPADGWRKQVISWAWRIKVSMHMETELMGAMKERAEIEAIEVFATNLKDLLMAAPAGPRATLGLDPGLRTGSKIAVVDSTGKVLATETIYPHPPQKQYDKSAQIVDALVRKYNVDLIAIGNGTASRETDSFVADLIKRGNLKVQKIMVSEAGASVYSASELAAKEFPNLDVSLRGAVSIARRLQDPLAELVKIDPKSIGVGQYQHDVSQSMLAKRLDAVVEDCVNAVGVDVNTASPALLTRVAGLSSTIAQNIVDYRDENGRFEARTTLKKVARLGPKAFEQCAGFLRIMDGKNPLDASSVHPEAYPVVKAIAEKNSKNVKALIGDTQFLRGLHAVDYTDENFGVPTVSDIIKELDKPGRDPRPEFKTATFADGVNQVSDLEPGMVLEGVVSNVANFGAFVDIGVHQDGLVHISALTDRYVSDPREVVKAGDIVKVKVMEVDVQRKRIGLSMRLTDEPGQDNRTQRSSAPRGQQRQQQGGQRRRDESSNNNSAMGGAFAAAFAKAKR, encoded by the coding sequence ATGAGCCAAGCTATCTGTAATTTGATTGCTCAGGAACTGAGTGTTCGACCTGAGCAGGTCACTGCTGCTGTTAACCTCATTGATGATGGAAACACAGTCCCTTTTATTGCCCGCTACCGTAAAGAAGTCACGGGTGGATTGGATGATACTCAGCTGCGTAACCTTGATAGCCGTTTATCCTACCTACGCGAGCTAGATGAGCGTCGCCAAACCATTCTTAAATCGATTCAAGAGCAGGGTAAGTTAACCTCTGAACTTGAAGCTGAGATAGCACAGGCAGACAGTAAAACACGTCTTGAAGACCTTTACTTGCCATACAAACCAAAGCGTCGTACTAAAGGCCAAATCGCGATCGAGGCAGGCTTAGAGCCGCTAGCAGATAAGCTTTGGAATCAGCCGCAAACCGAACCTGAAGCGGAAGCGGCAAATTACCTAGATGCAGACAAAGGCATTGCTGATACCAAAGCAGCTCTGGATGGTGCTCGTGCTATCGTGATGGAGCGAGTCGCTGAGGATGCCAATCTACTAGAGAAAATTCGTGCTTATCTGAATCGCAACGCGGAACTCGTCGCTAAAGTGGTCGACGGCAAAGAGCGCGAAGGTGAGAAATTTAAAGATTACTTTGAGCACAATGAAGCGTTGAGTAAAGTGCCATCGCACCGCGCCCTAGCCATGTTGCGTGGTCGAAATGAAGGTTTCTTAACCCTTGCGATGAATGCTGACCCTGCGCAGGAAGAAGGCGTTCGTCAGTCTCATTGTGAGACGATTATTAGTGACCACTATGGTATATCCCTAAGCAGTGCTCCGGCAGATGGTTGGCGTAAGCAGGTGATCAGCTGGGCATGGCGCATCAAAGTTTCGATGCACATGGAAACTGAATTGATGGGTGCGATGAAAGAGCGTGCAGAGATTGAAGCGATTGAGGTTTTTGCCACTAACCTGAAAGATCTGCTGATGGCTGCACCTGCGGGTCCTCGTGCCACACTTGGCCTTGATCCTGGTCTTCGTACTGGTTCGAAAATTGCCGTGGTCGATTCAACCGGTAAAGTGCTAGCAACCGAAACCATCTACCCTCATCCGCCACAAAAGCAATATGATAAATCAGCGCAAATTGTTGATGCTTTAGTACGTAAGTACAACGTGGATTTGATTGCGATTGGCAATGGTACTGCTTCACGTGAAACTGACAGCTTTGTCGCTGACCTGATTAAACGTGGCAACCTCAAGGTGCAGAAAATCATGGTTAGCGAAGCGGGTGCATCGGTTTACTCGGCGTCAGAGCTAGCAGCAAAAGAGTTCCCGAACTTAGATGTGTCACTGCGTGGTGCGGTGTCGATTGCTCGCCGTTTGCAAGATCCACTGGCTGAATTAGTTAAGATTGACCCTAAATCGATTGGTGTGGGTCAGTATCAGCATGATGTTAGCCAATCTATGTTGGCAAAACGTCTTGATGCGGTAGTCGAAGACTGTGTGAATGCTGTTGGTGTCGACGTGAATACAGCATCACCGGCTCTGCTAACTCGCGTAGCTGGCCTATCAAGCACAATTGCGCAAAACATTGTTGACTACCGTGATGAGAATGGCCGCTTTGAAGCGCGTACCACGCTGAAAAAAGTCGCGCGTCTTGGGCCTAAGGCATTTGAGCAGTGTGCGGGTTTCCTGCGCATTATGGATGGTAAGAACCCCCTTGATGCCTCTTCTGTTCACCCAGAAGCGTACCCTGTGGTAAAAGCGATTGCTGAGAAAAACAGCAAAAATGTCAAAGCGCTGATTGGTGATACTCAGTTCCTACGCGGACTTCACGCTGTCGATTACACCGATGAGAACTTTGGTGTTCCAACCGTGAGCGACATCATTAAAGAGCTCGATAAGCCGGGTCGCGATCCTCGCCCTGAGTTTAAGACAGCCACATTCGCTGATGGCGTAAATCAGGTTTCTGATCTTGAACCTGGTATGGTGTTAGAAGGGGTAGTGTCTAACGTTGCGAACTTTGGTGCCTTTGTTGATATCGGCGTTCACCAAGATGGTTTAGTACACATCTCTGCGCTGACGGACCGTTACGTTTCGGACCCACGAGAAGTGGTTAAAGCGGGCGATATCGTCAAGGTGAAAGTGATGGAAGTGGATGTGCAGCGTAAACGTATTGGTCTTTCAATGCGCTTAACCGATGAGCCAGGGCAGGACAATCGAACTCAGCGTTCAAGTGCTCCACGTGGTCAGCAGCGTCAACAGCAAGGTGGTCAACGCCGCCGTGATGAGTCGTCGAACAATAACAGTGCTATGGGTGGTGCATTCGCAGCTGCCTTTGCAAAAGCTAAGCGTTAA
- the bioH gene encoding pimeloyl-ACP methyl ester esterase BioH, with the protein MEKVLQTENNRESLYWQSQGQGDDLVLLHGWGMNGAVWQQTVEVLSQHFCVHVVDLPGFGHSHQSSFENMHDLAEQVLLHAPEKAIWLGWSLGGLLATHIALNAPQRVEKLITVASSPKFAAERPWRGIQPNVLSAFTEQLVDDFQLTIERFMALQAMGSPSARQDVKQLKKAVLSRPTPNPTSLLAGLQLLADIDYRAELESLTIPMLRLYGRLDGLVPAKVASDVDSLAPNSDSYIFTDSSHAPFMTEFESFCQQVHQFLDR; encoded by the coding sequence ATGGAAAAAGTGCTACAAACTGAGAACAACCGTGAATCTTTGTATTGGCAATCCCAAGGTCAAGGTGATGACCTAGTGCTACTCCATGGTTGGGGAATGAATGGCGCGGTTTGGCAGCAGACAGTTGAAGTTCTTAGCCAGCATTTTTGTGTCCATGTGGTCGACCTACCAGGGTTTGGTCATAGCCATCAGTCTAGTTTCGAGAATATGCATGATCTCGCTGAGCAAGTCTTGCTGCACGCACCTGAGAAAGCGATCTGGCTTGGCTGGTCACTAGGCGGTTTACTGGCAACCCATATTGCACTTAATGCCCCACAACGAGTCGAAAAGCTGATTACTGTCGCAAGCTCACCCAAATTTGCCGCCGAGAGACCCTGGCGCGGCATTCAACCGAATGTGTTAAGTGCGTTTACCGAACAATTGGTTGATGATTTCCAACTGACTATCGAACGTTTTATGGCCTTGCAGGCGATGGGGAGCCCTTCAGCAAGACAAGATGTCAAACAGCTGAAAAAAGCCGTTCTCTCAAGACCAACACCAAACCCAACCTCTCTGTTAGCAGGTTTACAACTGTTAGCCGATATCGACTATCGTGCTGAGCTAGAAAGCCTAACCATTCCGATGCTACGTCTCTATGGCCGCTTAGATGGCCTTGTGCCTGCTAAAGTCGCCAGTGATGTCGATAGCCTCGCGCCAAACAGCGATAGCTACATTTTCACCGACTCTTCTCATGCGCCGTTTATGACTGAATTCGAGTCATTTTGTCAGCAAGTACACCAATTCCTTGATCGCTAA